In a single window of the Zea mays cultivar B73 chromosome 5, Zm-B73-REFERENCE-NAM-5.0, whole genome shotgun sequence genome:
- the LOC100274537 gene encoding Glutamyl-tRNA(Gln) amidotransferase subunit C, chloroplastic/mitochondrial — translation MLSAAASAIPRLRLASGPRLRRPSARTHWPRPLSSSSHVTPVAAAGAGELEPPDLTRLANAARISLSPQEAEDFEPKIRQVVDWFGQLQAVDLESIEPSLRAGTTADISLRKDKPETFDNRDAIKEAIPSYDDPYIKVPRVLNKE, via the exons ATGCTCTCCGCCGCTGCGTCCGCCATACCCAGGCTCCGCTTAGCGTCGGGCCCGCGGCTGAGGCGGCCGTCGGCTAGGACGCACTGGCCGCGGCCACTCTCGTCCTCCAGCCACGTAACGCCCGTGGCGGCTGCGGGGGCTGGGGAGCTGGAGCCGCCGGACCTCACCCGCTTAGCCAACGCCGCGCGCATCtcgctctccccgcaggag GCCGAGGACTTCGAGCCCAAGATTCGTCAGGTTGTGGATTG GTTTGGGCAACTTCAGGCAGTAGACCTTGAGTCCATTGAGCCTTCACTTAGAGCTG GTACAACGGCTGATATTTCTTTGAGAAAAGATAAGCCTGAAACATTCGATAACAG AGATGCCATAAAGGAGGCCATTCCAAGTTATGATGATCCATATATCAAAGTGCCAAGAGTGCTGAACAAAGAATGA